A segment of the Candidatus Peregrinibacteria bacterium genome:
GTGGAAATGAATTAGGTGGAAGTGTGTTCAAGTAAGGAGATAGAGAGGAAAATTTTGAATTTTGTCGCGCATTACGGGATTAAATTTCTAAATAAATCTTAATGTTTAATTTAAAAAACACTTAGATGAACGTATCAGTCTTAAAAATTAGAAATTAGAATTTATTTAGAAATTTCAAAATTTAAAATTAAAAATTTTGATGGCTTCTCTTTTTTCTCAAAATCGGCAAAAGGCTTATCCGCTTGCGGAAAAACTTCGTCCCAAAAAACTTTCAGAAGTAGTGGGACAAGAACATCTGACGAAAGAAGGTGCGCCGCTCCAGAGCCTTATCCAGCATGAAGGAATGATTTCCTTTGTACTTTGGGGACCGCCAGGGACAGGGAAAACAACTCTTGCCCGCATTTTTTCAGAAGAAAAAAATGTCCACTTTGAGCCGTTCTCTGCAGTTGAACAGGGAGTGAAAGATATGCGAAAAATCGCAAAAGAAAGCGCTGATCGGTTAGAATTCAAGGAGCAAAAAACGATTCTCTTTATTGATGAAATTCATCGTCTGACCAAATCACAGCAAGATGTCCTTCTTCCGTATTTGGAGAAAGGGACATTTTTTCTCATTGGCGCTACGACAGAAAATCCATCTTTTTCTCTGAATTCGGCGCTGCTTTCACGGGTGAGAGTTTTTCTTCTGAAGGCTCTAAGTGACTTCGCTCTTGGAGAAATTTTAGAGAAGGGAATTCTCCTATTGAATAAAAAATTAGATCAAGAATCAAAAAGTTTTTTAACAGACTTTGCGAATGGCGATGCGCGCATTATGCTCACACTTCTTGAAGCGGTTTCAGAATCATCCACATCTGAAAAAATTTCACTTTTAGATCTCGAAAACATTGCTCAGCATAAAACTCTCAGATTCGATAAAGATGCCGATGAACACTACCAAACGATTTCCGCATTTATCAAAAGCATGCGCGTTTCTGATCCTGACGCGACGGTGTATTATCTTGCTCGAATGCTTGAAGGCGGAGAAGATCCGCGTTTTCTTGCTCGGAGAATGGTGATTTTTGCTTCGGAGGATATTGGTCTCGCAGATCCGCGAGCACTTCCACTCACAATGTCTGCATTTCATGCTTCAGAAAAAATTGGAATGCCAGAGATTCGTATAAACCTTTCACATGTCGCCATTTATTTCGCGAATGCTCCAAAAGATAACACCGCGTACCTTGCCATTAATGCTGCGCTTCAAGAAGTTAAAAAATCAGGGAATCTCCCAATTCC
Coding sequences within it:
- a CDS encoding replication-associated recombination protein A translates to MASLFSQNRQKAYPLAEKLRPKKLSEVVGQEHLTKEGAPLQSLIQHEGMISFVLWGPPGTGKTTLARIFSEEKNVHFEPFSAVEQGVKDMRKIAKESADRLEFKEQKTILFIDEIHRLTKSQQDVLLPYLEKGTFFLIGATTENPSFSLNSALLSRVRVFLLKALSDFALGEILEKGILLLNKKLDQESKSFLTDFANGDARIMLTLLEAVSESSTSEKISLLDLENIAQHKTLRFDKDADEHYQTISAFIKSMRVSDPDATVYYLARMLEGGEDPRFLARRMVIFASEDIGLADPRALPLTMSAFHASEKIGMPEIRINLSHVAIYFANAPKDNTAYLAINAALQEVKKSGNLPIPLHFRNASTDFLKKLGYGKGYVYPHSDPKKAQEIKNLPKAIEGEKFWMK